A region of Rhodanobacteraceae bacterium DNA encodes the following proteins:
- a CDS encoding PDZ domain family protein, which produces MKRLPWLVCAFALAASVSCLAAEDPGPAPGPVALTVSLPDPGQKLLYVHEVIPVAPGPLTLYYPKWIPGDHSPDGPIGDVMGFEFSANGKRLAWQRDELDRFTFHLDIPADAHQLDIRFEFPSSDRVTTNLIDLTWDHVALYRAGIPTKDQMFQPTLVVPADWQYGSALQTARRDGESIAFKPVPFNTLVDSPVIAGKYFRQIDLTPKGSSVHRYLDMVGDSAAAIAITDRQSAGFHNLIEQAQALFHSHHYDSYHLLLTLSDHTAVGGLEHHQSSDDKARSGSKMFADPAHFMLDGSLLPHEYTHSWNGKFMRPRGLWQPDFEQPEKPKLLWVYEGLTVYLGDTLTVRSGLWSPETWRDVLAYRAAVMAHRTGRAWRPLVDTTIAVDYSAPEAWANWRRQNDFYPEGELLWLAVDMQIRTLSHGKRSIDDFARDFFGVDNGSFVTHTYDFGDLVKALDKVQPYDWATFLHTWVDGTGDAVPLLSGITASGWKLVYTDQPSEYQKALENVGNGELEGRGTNAMFSAGLFISDRGRIEDVLWQGPAFEAGLAPGMQLVSIDDQPYSAKVLWDAIAQARQSHAPLQVRARNDGEIAVYTIHYDGGLKFPHLVREQGKPDYLKALLAPKPVGAGP; this is translated from the coding sequence ATGAAACGGTTGCCATGGCTTGTTTGCGCGTTCGCGCTGGCCGCGTCGGTGTCGTGTCTGGCTGCGGAGGACCCCGGACCGGCTCCCGGTCCCGTCGCCCTGACGGTGAGCCTGCCCGATCCTGGCCAGAAGCTGCTGTACGTGCACGAGGTGATACCGGTCGCGCCCGGGCCGTTGACGCTGTATTACCCGAAGTGGATTCCCGGCGACCATTCGCCGGATGGCCCGATCGGCGATGTCATGGGCTTCGAGTTCTCGGCCAACGGCAAGCGCCTGGCGTGGCAGCGCGACGAACTGGATCGCTTCACGTTCCATCTCGACATTCCGGCGGACGCGCACCAGCTCGACATCCGTTTCGAGTTTCCTTCCAGCGACCGCGTGACGACGAATCTCATCGACCTGACCTGGGACCACGTGGCTCTATACCGCGCCGGCATCCCGACCAAGGACCAGATGTTCCAGCCGACGCTGGTGGTTCCCGCCGATTGGCAATACGGCAGTGCGCTGCAGACGGCCCGGCGCGATGGTGAAAGCATTGCGTTCAAACCGGTACCGTTCAACACGTTGGTCGATTCGCCGGTGATCGCCGGGAAATATTTCCGCCAGATCGACCTGACGCCGAAAGGTTCGTCGGTGCATCGCTACCTCGACATGGTCGGCGACAGCGCTGCGGCCATCGCGATTACCGATCGGCAGAGCGCCGGTTTCCACAACCTGATCGAGCAGGCGCAGGCGCTGTTCCATTCGCACCACTACGACAGCTACCACCTGTTGCTGACCCTGAGCGACCACACCGCCGTCGGTGGCCTTGAGCACCATCAGTCGAGCGACGACAAGGCGCGCAGCGGTTCGAAGATGTTCGCCGATCCCGCGCATTTCATGCTGGATGGCTCGCTGCTGCCGCATGAATACACGCATTCGTGGAACGGCAAGTTCATGCGCCCGAGAGGCCTGTGGCAACCGGATTTCGAGCAACCCGAGAAACCGAAGCTGCTGTGGGTTTACGAGGGATTGACGGTGTATCTGGGCGACACGCTGACCGTGCGCAGCGGACTGTGGTCGCCGGAAACCTGGCGCGATGTACTGGCCTATCGTGCGGCGGTGATGGCGCACCGCACCGGCCGCGCGTGGCGGCCGCTGGTCGACACCACCATTGCGGTGGATTACAGCGCGCCCGAGGCGTGGGCCAACTGGCGCCGGCAGAATGATTTCTATCCCGAAGGCGAGTTGCTGTGGCTGGCGGTGGACATGCAGATCCGCACATTGAGCCACGGCAAGCGGTCCATCGACGATTTCGCGCGCGATTTCTTCGGCGTGGACAACGGCAGTTTCGTCACCCACACCTACGATTTCGGCGACTTGGTGAAAGCGCTGGACAAGGTGCAGCCGTACGACTGGGCGACCTTCCTGCACACCTGGGTCGATGGCACGGGCGATGCGGTGCCGCTGCTTTCGGGGATCACGGCCAGCGGCTGGAAGCTCGTTTATACCGACCAGCCTTCCGAGTACCAGAAGGCGCTGGAAAACGTCGGCAACGGCGAGCTGGAGGGCAGGGGCACCAACGCGATGTTTTCAGCAGGCCTGTTCATCAGTGATCGCGGCAGGATCGAGGACGTACTGTGGCAAGGTCCGGCGTTCGAGGCTGGCTTGGCGCCCGGCATGCAGCTGGTTTCCATCGACGACCAGCCGTACAGCGCCAAGGTGTTGTGGGATGCGATCGCGCAAGCGCGGCAAAGCCACGCGCCCCTGCAGGTGCGCGCGCGCAACGATGGCGAAATCGCGGTATACACGATCCATTACGACGGCGGCCTGAAATTCCCGCACCTTGTGCGTGAGCAGGGCAAACCCGACTACCTGAAGGCGTTGTTGGCGCCGAAACCCGTCGGTGCCGGCCCGTGA
- a CDS encoding N-acyl-D-amino-acid deacylase: MFLRNTRLTWRGCLCAISLACIASLPAMAGNAARGEYDLIIRNGRIIDGTGSPWYHGDVAIRDGRIVAIGRLADATARKTIDAKGEIVAPGFIDMLGQSEMNILVAPSLPSKIYQGITTEITGEGDSIAPLDDHIIKDNQGAYAHLGITPTWRTLDGYFARLEKQGIGINLGTYVGAASVRRMVLGDEDVQPTPAQLEQMQALVATAMKHGAMGLSSALQYTPGAYATTHELIALAKVASRYGGIYATHMRDEGNAEAAALDEAFKIGREAHIPVEIFHLKAAGKANWGKIPEVIAAIDRARASGLDVTADTYAYTAWGNSLESIVPPWAHAGGDAKLIQRLKDPKTRAQIKAYILDSSKDNQWNNEWKEAPGPDGILVTSVGNPALRSLQGKRISDIAKAWHEDPLDAALDIVIKDDAATSVAVFGMDQTDVTTVLKQPWVSICNDSEGTEPWGILGKAHPHPRAYGTFPQIIQKYVEQQHVLTLSDAIRKFTSLAAQRMGLTQRGVIKVGMYADIVVFDPAKVIATATYEQPNQLAKGMDYVIVNGAPVIADGKMTHALPGKVLRGPGYVPGK, from the coding sequence ATGTTCTTGCGAAACACACGATTGACGTGGCGTGGATGCCTGTGCGCCATCTCGCTTGCATGCATCGCGAGCTTGCCGGCCATGGCCGGGAATGCCGCGCGTGGCGAATACGATCTCATCATCCGGAACGGACGGATCATCGACGGCACGGGCTCACCGTGGTACCACGGCGACGTGGCCATCCGCGATGGCCGCATCGTCGCCATCGGCCGACTGGCGGACGCGACCGCGCGCAAGACCATCGATGCCAAAGGCGAAATCGTGGCGCCGGGTTTCATCGACATGCTGGGCCAGTCGGAGATGAACATACTCGTCGCGCCCAGCCTGCCGTCGAAAATCTACCAGGGCATCACCACCGAGATCACCGGCGAAGGCGATTCGATCGCGCCGCTCGACGATCACATCATCAAGGACAACCAAGGCGCCTATGCACACCTCGGCATCACGCCGACGTGGCGCACCCTGGATGGTTATTTCGCGCGGCTCGAAAAACAGGGCATCGGCATCAACCTCGGTACCTATGTCGGCGCAGCCTCGGTACGCCGGATGGTGCTCGGCGACGAGGACGTACAGCCGACGCCGGCACAACTGGAACAGATGCAGGCACTGGTTGCGACCGCCATGAAACACGGCGCCATGGGGCTGTCGAGTGCGCTGCAGTACACGCCCGGTGCCTACGCCACCACCCATGAACTCATCGCACTGGCCAAAGTCGCCTCCCGTTACGGCGGGATCTACGCGACCCACATGCGCGATGAAGGCAACGCCGAAGCCGCCGCGCTGGACGAGGCCTTCAAGATCGGCCGCGAGGCGCACATCCCGGTCGAGATTTTCCATCTCAAGGCCGCGGGAAAGGCCAACTGGGGCAAGATCCCCGAAGTGATCGCAGCCATCGACCGCGCGCGCGCCAGCGGTCTGGACGTCACGGCCGACACCTACGCTTACACCGCGTGGGGCAATTCGCTCGAGTCCATCGTGCCGCCGTGGGCGCACGCGGGAGGCGATGCCAAGTTGATCCAGCGCCTGAAGGATCCCAAGACGCGTGCGCAGATCAAAGCGTACATCCTGGATTCGAGCAAAGACAACCAGTGGAACAACGAATGGAAGGAAGCACCGGGGCCCGACGGGATATTGGTCACCTCGGTCGGCAACCCCGCATTGCGTTCGCTGCAGGGCAAGCGCATTTCCGACATCGCCAAGGCTTGGCACGAAGACCCGCTGGACGCGGCCCTGGACATCGTGATCAAGGATGATGCGGCCACCAGCGTCGCCGTATTCGGGATGGACCAGACCGACGTGACGACGGTGCTCAAGCAGCCGTGGGTTTCGATCTGCAACGACTCGGAAGGTACCGAGCCGTGGGGAATACTCGGCAAGGCGCATCCCCACCCGCGCGCCTACGGCACGTTCCCGCAAATCATCCAGAAGTATGTCGAACAGCAGCATGTGTTGACGCTTTCCGATGCCATCCGGAAATTCACGTCACTCGCCGCACAACGAATGGGATTGACCCAACGCGGCGTGATCAAGGTCGGGATGTACGCAGACATCGTCGTGTTCGACCCCGCCAAGGTCATCGCCACCGCGACCTACGAACAACCCAACCAGCTCGCCAAGGGCATGGACTATGTCATCGTGAACGGGGCGCCGGTGATCGCCGATGGCAAGATGACGCACGCGCTCCCGGGAAAGGTGTTGCGTGGCCCGGGGTACGTGCCGGGCAAGTAA
- a CDS encoding TonB-dependent receptor: MRITARHRKNASKARGQKALAIGILAAIGTLYGTGVFAQQNPQAAPVEPANSTRKTLQTIEVTGSHIRNIDVASSNPVTIIDSKHLLDTGKQSLGEILQELPANAGNTLGPQVDSSGGGDGSGSVSLRGLGSQRTLVLIDGHRYLNTDLNAIPVQIIDRVEVLKDGASATYGSDAMGGVVNIILKKHYDGFQASVNYGITAKHDGQSDGANLLYGRSGDKGSIIFDVDYNKQDGIQSADRWFSKEALYLSSGQIVSTGSSRVPGGRLFLPPNLAAQFGCRSVTLQSGNGTSLGNYKCFDILTDAFNFQSYTWLYIPSERVSSYAHAEYQLADNIQFFADFLFNNTRAQEGDPPALLDMTASNIQISQYNMYNPFGVNFGGTDGYKALYRFSGIGQELTDFNTTTGQTTFGLRGTLGSWDWDAYFNYGHTRQDQTYNGYPVFTSGFRNGLGPSMLVNGVPTCVATPNDPASAIPGCVPINMFNQRSAEVSDQIRPFFAALFGQNVSMRRAFYADATGPLFELPAGMVQAAAGVDYWKESEHNIVDSQRLSTATGTCNAPSSICDTDLQGSVDMKEAYAEIFAPILKDAPIIGSLNATLGDRYTKTSVAGSSTNYKVGLEWRPTKDLMARGTVTSVFRAPTIGNLYGGATGGTPALMDPCIGLSSAVLAQHPHACEGVPPDWVGPQVINTNVVREGAVAAGFALKPERGKTFDFGLVYEPHYLPGATAQLDFWRVALRDTLTRAVAQPVMNACFANDGGNMCDLVSRSAFDHTAFLRLPIINLGTLNVSGVDLDVHYALPQMAFAPGQWSVDLRSTYISKAENDAIPGITVPTEFAGQFYEPFGNFPRIRALLNLNWKMGPWNASWQAQFIGKSQDGSADPRQQRTADVNLPNVPLKIASVLYNNVQVGYDLRRLHTTINAGITNLFNRPPPLISTQDDMDATSDASTYDFMGRAYWIRATVRF, encoded by the coding sequence ATGCGTATCACGGCTCGTCATCGGAAAAACGCATCGAAGGCACGCGGACAAAAAGCACTCGCAATAGGCATACTTGCCGCGATCGGAACGCTGTACGGCACAGGGGTATTCGCCCAGCAGAATCCTCAGGCCGCCCCGGTCGAGCCCGCAAACTCCACCCGAAAAACGTTGCAAACCATCGAAGTTACCGGATCCCACATCCGGAACATTGACGTAGCCAGTTCAAACCCCGTAACCATAATCGACAGCAAACACCTGCTCGACACTGGCAAACAAAGCCTTGGCGAAATTCTCCAGGAGCTGCCGGCCAACGCGGGAAACACCTTGGGTCCACAAGTAGACAGTAGCGGTGGTGGCGATGGCAGCGGATCCGTTTCCCTGCGCGGACTCGGCTCACAACGCACCCTGGTACTCATTGATGGCCATCGCTATCTGAACACCGACCTGAACGCCATTCCGGTGCAAATCATCGATCGTGTCGAGGTGCTGAAGGATGGCGCGTCCGCAACGTATGGCTCCGATGCCATGGGAGGCGTGGTAAATATCATCCTCAAAAAGCATTACGACGGCTTTCAGGCGTCCGTCAATTATGGAATAACGGCCAAGCACGACGGCCAGTCTGATGGAGCAAATCTGCTTTACGGGCGCAGCGGGGACAAAGGCAGCATAATATTCGATGTCGATTACAACAAGCAGGATGGAATCCAGTCCGCAGACCGCTGGTTCTCCAAAGAAGCCCTGTATCTATCATCGGGGCAGATTGTATCTACAGGTTCATCACGTGTTCCAGGTGGCAGACTGTTTTTGCCGCCGAATCTGGCAGCCCAATTCGGATGCCGCTCAGTCACGCTACAGTCGGGAAACGGAACGTCTCTCGGCAATTACAAATGCTTCGACATTCTTACCGATGCTTTCAACTTCCAATCCTATACCTGGCTTTACATACCGTCAGAGCGCGTGAGTTCGTATGCTCATGCCGAGTACCAGCTTGCGGACAACATCCAGTTCTTCGCAGACTTCCTCTTCAACAACACGCGTGCCCAGGAAGGAGACCCGCCTGCGCTTCTCGACATGACGGCGTCGAACATACAAATATCGCAATACAACATGTACAACCCGTTCGGCGTGAATTTCGGCGGTACTGACGGTTACAAGGCGCTGTACCGGTTCAGCGGCATTGGGCAGGAGTTGACGGACTTCAACACCACGACTGGCCAAACCACATTCGGGCTTCGTGGGACATTGGGGTCGTGGGACTGGGACGCCTATTTCAACTACGGGCACACCAGACAGGACCAGACCTACAACGGCTATCCGGTCTTCACCAGCGGGTTCCGCAATGGCCTCGGGCCGTCCATGTTGGTCAATGGCGTACCGACGTGCGTAGCCACACCCAACGATCCCGCGTCGGCAATCCCTGGTTGCGTGCCCATCAACATGTTCAACCAGAGATCCGCAGAGGTCAGCGACCAGATCAGGCCATTCTTTGCTGCACTCTTCGGGCAGAACGTATCCATGCGTCGCGCATTCTATGCGGACGCAACCGGCCCGCTTTTCGAATTGCCAGCCGGCATGGTTCAAGCCGCGGCGGGTGTTGACTATTGGAAAGAGTCAGAGCACAACATCGTTGACTCACAGCGGCTCAGCACTGCCACCGGAACCTGCAATGCGCCCAGCTCCATCTGTGACACCGACCTGCAGGGTTCGGTTGACATGAAAGAGGCGTATGCCGAAATCTTTGCACCCATATTGAAAGATGCCCCCATCATCGGATCGCTCAACGCAACATTGGGCGATCGCTACACAAAAACATCCGTGGCCGGGAGCTCAACAAATTACAAGGTCGGGCTGGAATGGCGGCCGACGAAGGACCTCATGGCGCGAGGTACCGTGACTTCGGTGTTCCGGGCCCCGACGATCGGCAACTTGTACGGCGGTGCGACGGGTGGGACGCCAGCCCTGATGGATCCATGCATCGGGTTGTCATCAGCAGTGCTCGCGCAGCATCCGCACGCTTGCGAAGGTGTTCCGCCTGACTGGGTCGGGCCACAGGTCATCAACACCAATGTCGTACGTGAGGGCGCTGTCGCCGCCGGGTTCGCGTTGAAGCCCGAACGGGGCAAGACATTCGACTTCGGCTTGGTGTATGAGCCCCACTACCTGCCTGGAGCGACAGCCCAGCTTGACTTCTGGAGGGTGGCTCTGCGCGACACCCTGACACGCGCGGTTGCACAACCGGTAATGAACGCGTGCTTTGCAAACGATGGCGGCAACATGTGCGACCTGGTGTCGCGCAGTGCATTCGACCACACTGCATTTCTGCGTCTTCCCATCATCAACCTGGGTACGCTTAACGTCAGTGGGGTGGATCTCGACGTCCACTACGCCCTCCCCCAGATGGCCTTCGCACCAGGGCAGTGGTCCGTGGACCTTCGTTCCACCTACATCTCCAAGGCAGAGAATGACGCCATTCCGGGTATCACTGTACCCACCGAGTTCGCTGGCCAGTTTTACGAACCCTTTGGCAACTTCCCGCGTATCCGCGCACTATTGAATCTCAACTGGAAAATGGGGCCTTGGAACGCATCGTGGCAGGCTCAATTCATTGGCAAGAGTCAAGATGGCAGTGCTGATCCGCGCCAGCAGCGGACCGCTGACGTAAACCTTCCGAACGTGCCTCTGAAGATCGCCTCGGTTCTGTACAACAACGTTCAGGTCGGATACGACCTCAGGCGCCTGCATACAACCATCAACGCTGGCATCACCAACTTGTTCAACCGCCCACCGCCGCTCATTTCGACCCAGGATGACATGGATGCGACGTCCGACGCGTCGACATACGACTTCATGGGCAGGGCCTACTGGATACGCGCAACCGTCCGTTTCTGA
- a CDS encoding putative amino acid permease, GabP family — protein MNTTSSPPRELPRKLGLATGMAVVVGIIIGSGIFRVPSGIAADTGNLTGIALVWLLGGIVALFGALSIAELAAMYPAAGGPYVYLREAYGKPLAFLFGWMFLLTQPISWAAQSLMFAEYLGFFVPIPVAIQHVIAAALIVLVAIANVRSVKLGAVIQNVSTSAKVLAIVGLSVAIFFLAPGGEHNPLHAEPMGVAKWSGIGIGLIAALWAYDGWENLTTLSGEVRNPGRNLPMALIGGVVLVMVVYLLINVAYLRVLSVPQLAASKSVATDAATVVLGRAGVSLIGALVMLSVFGTLNGSILSTPRVFFAMAEDGLFFRTVGKIHPKYETPYVAIAFIVVIAVVYVLLRDFMQLAEAYVLGIWPFLALCVIGLFILRRTRPEVLRPYRTFGYPVIPALFVLATFVVVANALYAQFWPTMASILITLIGLPLYYLWMWRQRRVRAA, from the coding sequence ATGAACACGACATCGTCGCCTCCGCGCGAACTGCCGCGCAAACTGGGCCTCGCCACCGGCATGGCGGTGGTGGTCGGCATCATCATCGGCAGCGGCATCTTCCGGGTGCCGTCCGGGATTGCCGCGGATACCGGCAACCTCACCGGCATAGCGCTGGTGTGGCTCCTGGGCGGGATCGTGGCGTTGTTCGGCGCGTTGTCGATCGCCGAACTCGCGGCGATGTATCCCGCGGCAGGCGGGCCGTACGTGTACCTGCGCGAAGCCTATGGCAAGCCACTGGCGTTCCTGTTTGGGTGGATGTTCCTGTTGACCCAGCCGATCTCGTGGGCGGCGCAAAGCCTGATGTTCGCCGAATACCTGGGCTTCTTCGTGCCGATTCCGGTGGCGATCCAGCACGTGATCGCAGCGGCCCTGATCGTGCTGGTCGCGATCGCCAACGTGCGTTCGGTGAAGCTGGGCGCCGTCATCCAGAACGTTTCAACCAGCGCCAAGGTGCTGGCGATCGTGGGGCTTTCCGTGGCGATCTTTTTCCTCGCTCCGGGTGGCGAGCACAATCCGTTGCATGCCGAGCCGATGGGCGTGGCGAAATGGTCGGGGATCGGCATCGGCCTGATCGCGGCGTTATGGGCCTACGACGGCTGGGAAAACCTGACCACGTTGTCGGGGGAGGTCAGGAATCCGGGGCGCAATTTGCCGATGGCGCTGATCGGTGGCGTCGTTCTGGTGATGGTGGTTTACCTGCTCATCAACGTCGCCTACCTGCGCGTCTTGTCGGTGCCGCAACTCGCCGCATCCAAATCCGTCGCCACCGACGCCGCGACGGTGGTGCTCGGGCGTGCCGGGGTTTCGCTGATCGGCGCGCTGGTGATGCTGTCGGTATTCGGCACCTTGAACGGCAGCATCCTCTCGACCCCGCGGGTGTTCTTCGCGATGGCGGAGGATGGCCTGTTCTTCCGCACCGTCGGCAAGATCCATCCGAAGTACGAGACGCCGTATGTCGCGATCGCGTTCATCGTCGTGATCGCGGTGGTGTACGTGTTGCTGCGCGACTTCATGCAGCTTGCCGAAGCCTACGTGCTGGGCATCTGGCCATTCCTCGCGCTCTGCGTGATCGGCCTGTTCATCCTGCGTCGGACTCGGCCGGAGGTTCTGCGACCGTATCGCACGTTTGGCTATCCGGTGATACCGGCACTGTTCGTGCTGGCCACCTTCGTGGTGGTCGCGAATGCGCTCTACGCGCAGTTCTGGCCCACCATGGCCAGCATCCTGATCACGCTGATCGGCTTGCCGCTGTACTACCTGTGGATGTGGCGGCAGAGGCGCGTCCGGGCGGCGTGA
- a CDS encoding Diaminopimelate epimerase, producing MGLRFTKMHGLGNDFVVLDARTTPLALDVARIRAIADRHTGVGFDQMMILEPTRDISCVAAYTIRNADGTVAPQCGNGARCLGAWLHRAGALAIGVEAMLQSPVGIVRMRLADATTVTVKMGEPEFEPSRIPFDAPAAADIYLIDVDSERVEISAASMGSKHAVIEVDDTSSARVERLGPRITVHPRFPQGANACFVHVVDEHSVKLRVHERGAGWTLACGSGACATVAALHRRGRVGDDVRVEMPGGTLEISWRGPGHTLMMTGPAAFSFDGEWLGI from the coding sequence ATGGGCCTTCGTTTCACCAAGATGCACGGTCTCGGTAACGACTTCGTCGTGCTCGACGCGCGCACGACGCCGTTGGCGCTCGATGTCGCGCGCATCCGCGCGATCGCGGACCGTCACACCGGCGTCGGTTTCGACCAGATGATGATCCTGGAGCCCACGCGAGACATCTCTTGCGTCGCCGCGTACACGATCCGCAACGCCGACGGCACTGTCGCACCGCAATGCGGGAACGGAGCGCGCTGCCTCGGCGCGTGGCTGCACCGCGCCGGCGCCCTCGCGATCGGCGTTGAAGCCATGCTGCAAAGTCCGGTCGGCATCGTGAGGATGCGCCTCGCTGACGCCACGACCGTCACGGTGAAAATGGGCGAACCGGAGTTCGAACCCTCGCGCATACCTTTCGACGCTCCGGCCGCTGCGGATATCTATCTCATCGACGTAGACAGCGAGCGCGTCGAAATCTCGGCAGCTTCGATGGGAAGCAAGCATGCGGTGATCGAGGTCGACGACACCTCATCGGCCCGCGTCGAGCGCCTTGGCCCGCGCATCACGGTTCATCCGCGATTCCCGCAAGGCGCCAACGCCTGTTTCGTGCACGTCGTGGACGAACATTCCGTGAAGCTGCGTGTGCATGAGCGCGGCGCCGGGTGGACACTCGCCTGCGGCAGCGGCGCTTGCGCAACGGTTGCCGCCCTGCACCGACGCGGCCGCGTCGGCGACGACGTTCGCGTGGAAATGCCCGGAGGCACGCTCGAGATCTCATGGAGGGGGCCGGGGCATACTCTCATGATGACTGGTCCAGCGGCATTCTCGTTCGACGGCGAATGGCTTGGCATTTGA
- a CDS encoding Transcriptional regulator, ArsR family: MKQQDVFRALADPTRRAILKRLQKGTLSAGEIGSAFDVTGATLSHHFTVLKQADLVRTERRGRNIVYSLNTSVMEDLTRLVLDLFPAKRSHGDGK; this comes from the coding sequence ATGAAGCAGCAGGATGTGTTCCGTGCGCTCGCCGACCCGACGCGCCGCGCGATCCTCAAGCGCCTGCAGAAAGGGACGCTGAGCGCGGGCGAGATCGGTTCGGCGTTCGATGTCACCGGCGCGACCTTGTCGCACCACTTCACGGTGCTGAAGCAGGCCGATCTGGTACGCACCGAACGGCGTGGACGCAACATCGTGTATTCGCTCAACACCTCGGTGATGGAAGACCTGACACGCCTGGTGCTGGACCTGTTTCCAGCGAAACGCAGTCATGGAGATGGCAAATGA
- a CDS encoding D-alanine aminotransferase, translating to MADALPTCLLDGAFIPTNEARISPLDRGFLFGDGVYEVIPCYAGKPFRLEAHFSRLQSSLDALGIRNPCSPSRWAELVHGLVAANEGGDMGIYIEITRGTGRGRDFMPPPGLNPTVFGFCWRLSKTPFEQIERGIAAVTLEDIRWLRCDIKSIALLGPVMLKMEAHHRGADEAILIRDGRLAEGSSCAVFTVKDGDIATPPASRERLPSITRMVVEDAIVALGLQLQVREIYRDEMDAADEIWIASSTREVVPVTALDNHAVGGGKAGSVWHRVFDEFQSLKRLETDSA from the coding sequence ATGGCCGACGCCCTTCCAACCTGTCTGCTGGATGGCGCTTTCATTCCCACGAATGAAGCCCGCATCTCCCCGCTCGACCGCGGGTTCCTGTTCGGCGACGGCGTCTACGAAGTCATTCCCTGTTACGCCGGCAAGCCATTCCGGCTGGAAGCGCATTTCAGCCGCCTCCAGTCGAGCCTGGATGCACTCGGGATTCGCAACCCTTGCTCCCCTTCCCGCTGGGCCGAACTCGTACACGGACTCGTCGCCGCCAACGAGGGTGGCGACATGGGCATTTACATCGAGATCACGCGCGGGACCGGGCGCGGGCGCGACTTCATGCCGCCACCGGGGCTGAACCCCACGGTTTTCGGCTTCTGCTGGCGACTGTCGAAAACGCCTTTCGAACAGATCGAACGTGGCATTGCAGCCGTCACGCTGGAAGATATCCGCTGGCTCCGCTGCGACATCAAGTCCATTGCACTGCTGGGACCCGTAATGCTGAAAATGGAGGCCCACCATCGCGGCGCCGATGAGGCGATCCTGATACGCGACGGGCGCCTCGCCGAAGGCAGTTCCTGCGCGGTGTTCACGGTCAAGGACGGTGACATCGCCACGCCGCCGGCGAGCCGCGAGCGCTTGCCAAGCATTACCCGCATGGTGGTCGAAGATGCAATCGTTGCGCTGGGACTCCAGCTGCAAGTGCGCGAGATATATCGCGACGAAATGGACGCGGCAGACGAGATCTGGATCGCGAGTTCAACCCGCGAGGTGGTGCCGGTTACGGCGCTTGACAACCACGCTGTCGGCGGTGGCAAGGCCGGCTCCGTATGGCACCGCGTCTTCGACGAATTCCAGTCACTCAAAAGATTGGAAACCGATTCGGCCTGA